The following is a genomic window from Candidatus Zixiibacteriota bacterium.
CAACGCGCCCTACGGCCCCGACGAGGTCTGGGACCGGATGCCCCGCGAGGTCCAGCAACAGCTGATTGACAAGAAGGCGCGGTTCTTCGTCATCGACGCCATCAGCCTGGCCAAGGAACTCGGCCTCGGCGCCCGCATCAACATGATCATGCAGACCGCCTTCTTCGCCATCTCCGACATCCTCCCCCGCGACGAGGCGATCACGGCCATCAAGCACGCGATCGTCAAGACCTACGGCGCCAAGGGAGAAAAGGTCGTCAAGATGAATTTCGCGGCGGTCGACGGCGCCACCGACGCCCTCCGCGAAGTCAAGTATCCGCACAAGGTCACATCGACCATCACCCGGCCGCCCATCGTCCCCGCCCATGCCCCCGAGTTTGTCAAGAACGTGACCGCCGAAATCATCGCCGGCCGCGGCGACGATCTGCCGGTCTCGGCCTTCCCCGATGACGGCACCTACATGACGGCGACCACCCAGTACGAGAAGCGGAACATCGCGGTCGACATCCCGATCTGGGACAGGGAAATCTGCACGCAGTGCAACATCTGCTCGATCGTCTGCCCGCACGCGGCCATCCGCCCGAAAGTGTACGAGAAGAAAGACCTCGCCGGCGCGCCGGCCGAGTTCCCCTTCGTCGAGGCCAAAACCAAGCAGCTCGCCGGGAAGTACTACACCCTCCAGGTGGCGCCCGAAGACTGCACCGGCTGCGAGGTCTGCGTCAACGCCTGCCCGGTCGAGGCCAAAGACGCGCAGGGGACCAAGACCGGCCGCAAGGCGATCAACATGACGCTCCAGGCGCCGATCCGCGAGCGCGAGCGCGCCAACTGGGAGTTCTTCATCAACCGCCTGCCCGAAAACGACCCCGACCTCTTCCGCCTCGACACGGTCAAGGGATCGCAGTTCGCCCGTCCCCTGTTCGAGTTCTCCGGCGCCTGCTCGGGCTGCGGCGAGACCCCCTACCTCAAACTGATGACCCAGCTCTTCGGCGACCGCGCCATCTGCGCCAACGCCACCGGCTGCTCCTCGATCTACGGCGGCAACCTCCCCACGACTCCGTACTGCCGGCGGGCCGACGGCCGCGGACCGGCCTGGTCCAACTCCCTGTTCGAGGACAACGCCGAGTTCGGACTCGGCATGCGCCTCACCGCCGACAAGCTCCAGGACTACGCCCTCACCCTCGTCCGGGAACTCGTCCCCGACATGTACGACGCCCTCGCCTCGGCCGACCAGTCGGAGCAGGCCGGCATCGCGCAGCAGCGCGAACGCGTCGCCGCCCTTCTGGCGCGGCTCGACTCCCTCGGGGACTCGGACAAGGTCGCGACCCTGCGGAGCATCGCCTACTACCTCGTCAAGAAATCGGTCTGGGTGATCGGCGGCGACGGCTGGGCGTACGACATCGGCTACGGCGGTCTCGACCACGTCCTGGCCTCCGGCAAGAACGTCAACCTTCTCGTCCTCGACACCGAGGTCTACTCCAACACCGGCGGCCAGATGTCGAAGTCGACGCCGCGGGGTTCGGTGGCCAAGTTCGCCGCCGCCGGCAAGCCGCGCGGCAAGAAGGACCTCGGCATGATGATGATGTCGTACGGCAGCGTCTATGTGGCCCAGGTCGCCCTCGGCGCCAGCAACGGCCAGACCGTCAAAGCCATGATCGAGGCCGAGCGCTACAACGGTCCCTCGCTCATCATCGCCTACAGCGCCTGCATCGCCCACGGCATCGACATGGCCCACTCCATGGACCAGGAAGACAAGGCCGTCCGCTGCGGCCACTGGATGCTCTACCGCTACAACCCGGATCTCATCGAGCAGGGGAAGAACCCGCTCCAGCTCGACAGCAAGCCGCCGTCCATCCCCTTCTCCGAGTATGCCTACAGCGAGATCCGCTTCCGGTCGCTCAAAGCCATCGACCCGGAGCGGGCCGCCATGCTCCTGAAACTCGGCCAGCAGGACTGTGACCGCCGCTGGCGGCTGTACTCCCAACTGGCCGGCCTCGACTACTCCCTGCCGCCCAGGGCCGGGGACTAGCCGCCCGACCGGCCGTTTTCTGTGCCATTTCCACGGGGCTCTTCGCGAGCCCCGTTTTCTTTGGGCTCCGGCCCGGCCGCCCCGCTCCGCTGTGCACAATCTGAACAATCCCGCGCCCCGCCTCCGCCCGTCCTATTTTTGCGCGAACGCCTTCGAAGACACGCTCTTCCGTCAAGTCCCCCGAAAGCGGTTCCGATAAAATCACAAACTGATTCTTACCAGTTCACAGGAGGTTGCCATGCGTCGTTTCGTGTGCCTGGTGAGCGCCTTTGCGCTCCTAGTGTCTGCGGCCGGAACCCTCTCGGCGGAAACCGAGCAGGAGATCGTCAACCGCTACATGAAAAAAGTTGAGAAGAAGCACGTGCAGAAAATCGGCTGGGTGGCGCTCAACTACACCCTGAATCGTATCAACCGCAACAACGACTACAACAGTTTCGCCAGCTCCATCTCCGCCCAGATTGCGGAGGCCGATCTCCCCTGGCTGGGCCAGGCGTCCACTTTCGGCGTCGACTTCGCCGTGGGCGTCAAGCCCCGGCTCGCATGGACGGTCGGCGGAGAATACTGGCTGAAATTCGGCTCCGATATCGCCGGCCCCCTCACCTATTCCCCTCCCAGCGGCGGCGCCACGGTGGTCGATAACCTCACCAGCGAAATCAAAGTCTACGGCGTGACCACCGGGCTGCAGTACTTCCTCCTCAATGCGCCCGCTCCCGATCGGCCGGCCGCCGGCCTGTCCGCCCGCGCCTTCGGCGCCGTCGGGTACTACCACGCGTCCTGGGAACTCTGGCCCGAGTATCAGAACCTCAACCTCTCCACCGCGGCTTCCGAGAGCGAGAATTCGACCTTTGAGGGCAACGCCCCCGGTTTCACCCTGGGCCTCGGCGGTGAGATCCCGCTCAACGTCCTCAACCTCAGCCTCGGCGCCGACTTCGGGTACCTCTACCTGAACTTCACCAACATTGCCTGGTATAATGCTCAAGACGAGGAGATCATCGTCACCTATACCGGTGACCAGGATGGCCGCGTCGATCTCGACCTCTCCGGCTTCCGGGGCAAGGTGGAACTGAAACGGTACTTTGCCTTCTGAGTCGGAAGGCGCCGCGGAGGTTGACAAGTTCGGCGCGATCCCTGTTATTGCACCGAACTGTGCCAACCTCAGATGGAGAGACGTATCTTGAGAAGTACTGACAACCGGACCGCGCGCCTGCTGGCGACGCTCGTGGCGGGCCTGGCTCTCGCCGCGAGTGCGGCCGCCGCGGAGAAACTTCCCCCCGCCCGCGCCGGGAAGATCGATCCCCCGACCGGGCAGATCGCCTTCCTCCGCAACGGCAACGTCTGGATCATGAACGCCGACGGCTCGGGCCAGCAACTGGTCTCGCAGGTGGGCAACGCCGACGGGAGCCTGTCGTGGGCCCCGGACAATCGCCGCATCGCTTTCGTCCGCTCCGGCAAGATCGACCTGCGCGGGCCCGACCCCAATGTCGGCGGTCTCCACAAGGTCTACGACATCTTCATCGCCTGGCTCGACTCGGCCTATGCCAACAACACGCTCTGGTGGACGCGGCTCAGCGAGGACCTCGGCAGCCGCGGCCCGGAATGGTCGCTCGACGGTTCCGAGATCGTCTTCTGGAAAGACATGAACGCCAACTACGCCAACGCCTTCCTCCCCAACTTCCAGATCTGCACCATGTCCCCGGACGGCGGGAAGTTCAACATCCTGCGCAAGGACTGGCAGAACTTCAGCAACGACTTCCTCACCTTCCCCACCGCCAACCGCAAGGGGCAAATCGCCTGCGTCCACATGTCCGACCTTAAGGGGAAGGGGCTGGTGGTGTTTGACCGGGCCAACCCGATGATCTCCATCGATTCCATCCGCGCCGCCTCGGCGAAAAACCTGCGCTGCATCGCCCCCTCCTGGTCGCCCGATGACCAGTGGTTGGCTTACATCCTGGACGATATAAGC
Proteins encoded in this region:
- the nifJ gene encoding pyruvate:ferredoxin (flavodoxin) oxidoreductase; its protein translation is MEKRVPKPQPHRRRMVTIDGNTAAAYVAHATNEVIAIYPITPSSNMGEIADEKSARGEKNIWGVIPEVIEMQSEGGASGAVHGALTTGALTTTFTASQGLLLMIPNMFKIAGELTPTVFHVSARAVASHALSIFGDHSDVMACRSTGFGLMASGSVQEVMDLALITQAASLGSRVPFVHFFDGFRTSHEVQKVEEITIDDMAAMLDHDLIVAHRRRALSPDNPTIKGTSQNPDVFFQHRETVNRYYLAAPALVQKAMDRFAGIVGRGYHLFDYMGHPEADRVVVVMGSGAEVVHETVDALAARGEKVGVIKVRLYRPFSVAHFVQALPKTVRRIAVLDRTKEPGSVGEPMYTDVQTAIREALDKGIAPFSQPPLVIGGRYGLGSKEFNPPMAKAVFDNLAAARPKDHFTVGIVDDVTHTSLEPDYSFDLEGEAFRGLFYGLGADGTVGANKNSIKILGENTDNYAQGYFVYDSKKSGAITVSHVRFGKNLIRKPYLIRSAQFVACHNFSFLEKYDMLTPLLPGGTFLLNAPYGPDEVWDRMPREVQQQLIDKKARFFVIDAISLAKELGLGARINMIMQTAFFAISDILPRDEAITAIKHAIVKTYGAKGEKVVKMNFAAVDGATDALREVKYPHKVTSTITRPPIVPAHAPEFVKNVTAEIIAGRGDDLPVSAFPDDGTYMTATTQYEKRNIAVDIPIWDREICTQCNICSIVCPHAAIRPKVYEKKDLAGAPAEFPFVEAKTKQLAGKYYTLQVAPEDCTGCEVCVNACPVEAKDAQGTKTGRKAINMTLQAPIRERERANWEFFINRLPENDPDLFRLDTVKGSQFARPLFEFSGACSGCGETPYLKLMTQLFGDRAICANATGCSSIYGGNLPTTPYCRRADGRGPAWSNSLFEDNAEFGLGMRLTADKLQDYALTLVRELVPDMYDALASADQSEQAGIAQQRERVAALLARLDSLGDSDKVATLRSIAYYLVKKSVWVIGGDGWAYDIGYGGLDHVLASGKNVNLLVLDTEVYSNTGGQMSKSTPRGSVAKFAAAGKPRGKKDLGMMMMSYGSVYVAQVALGASNGQTVKAMIEAERYNGPSLIIAYSACIAHGIDMAHSMDQEDKAVRCGHWMLYRYNPDLIEQGKNPLQLDSKPPSIPFSEYAYSEIRFRSLKAIDPERAAMLLKLGQQDCDRRWRLYSQLAGLDYSLPPRAGD
- a CDS encoding PD40 domain-containing protein, with product MRSTDNRTARLLATLVAGLALAASAAAAEKLPPARAGKIDPPTGQIAFLRNGNVWIMNADGSGQQLVSQVGNADGSLSWAPDNRRIAFVRSGKIDLRGPDPNVGGLHKVYDIFIAWLDSAYANNTLWWTRLSEDLGSRGPEWSLDGSEIVFWKDMNANYANAFLPNFQICTMSPDGGKFNILRKDWQNFSNDFLTFPTANRKGQIACVHMSDLKGKGLVVFDRANPMISIDSIRAASAKNLRCIAPSWSPDDQWLAYILDDISAPQVCIATPDLKEHFTVFSPPVGIMLYTNPPSFSPDSKWLTFATSDGSVWICDITGNGARRLTPPGLDKNPAWSKPQPR